The following are from one region of the Micromonas commoda chromosome 12, complete sequence genome:
- a CDS encoding predicted protein, giving the protein MIATSVTTPAPPLAARAQFERRAPRALARRAAVRVRPASRGAIRAPGPIRVFAAESRGEVTLLDYGAGNVRSVRNAIQALGFTVKSVDDPAGIAAADKLIFPGVGAYGSAMDVLTSRGLVDPIKDYVASGKPFMGVCLGLQLLFDGSEESGGVEGLGIIPGVVGKFRGDGLVVPHIGWNTLDFKRDTGLMADVPPGDRLYFVHSYRATPDVANEDWVLATCEYGGEFIAAVQKGEVMACQFHPEKSGEKGLSIFRNFLEGDTEERGAGRAKTKLAADTDDLGLAKRVIACLDVRSNDAGDLVVTKGDSYDVREKDDGNDVRNLGKPVELAGKYFKQGADEVAFLNITGYRDLPLTDAPMLEVLRRSSETVFVPLTVGGGIRDFTDSNGVSYTALEVAAAYFKAGADKVSIGSDAVYVAEQYYANDKKKDGCTSIEQISERYGVQAMVVSIDPRRAYVADPSETKNRCIKTSRPGPNGEEYVWFQCTVKGGREGRDIGAYELAIAMEDLGCGEILLNCIDEDGQGNGFDHELVGLVADAVTIPVIASSGAGEPKHFTDVFNATKCSAALAAGIFHRGEVDISEVKDHMKGGKIPTNEFRSVL; this is encoded by the coding sequence ATGATCGCGACGTCCGtcaccacccccgcgccgccgctcgccgcgcgggcgcagttcgagcggcgcgcccctcgcgcgctcgcccgccgcgcggccgtgcgcgtccgccccgcgtctcgcggcgccatccgcgcgcccggcccgatccgcgtcttcgccgccgagagccGAGGGGAGGTGACCCTCCTGGACTACGGCGCCGGCAACGTTCGGAGCGTTCGCAACGCCATCCAAGCCCTGGGCTTCACGGTCAAGTCCGTGGACGACcccgcgggcatcgccgccgcggacaagcTCATCTtcccgggcgtcggcgcgtacGGGTCCGCCATGGACGTCCTCacgtcgcgcgggctcgtcgacCCCATCAAGGACTACGTCGCGTCCGGCAAGCCGTTCATGGGCGTCTGCCTCGGCCTGCAGCTGCTGTTCGACGGCAGCGAGGAGAGCGGAGGGGTGGAGGGCCTCGGCAtcatccccggcgtcgtgggcaagttccgcggcgacggcctcgtcgtcccgcaCATCGGATGGAACACCCTGGACTTTAAGCGCGACACCGGGCTCATGGCCGACGTCCCACCCGGGGACAGGCTGTACTTTGTCCACTCGTACCGCGCCACCCCGGACGTCGCCAACGAGGACTGGGTGCTGGCGACGTGCGAGTACGGCGGGGAgttcatcgcggcggtgcagaAGGGCGAGGTGATGGCGTGCCAATTTCACCCGGAGAAGTCTGGCGAGAAGGGACTGTCCATCTTTCGAAACTtcctcgagggcgacacCGAGGAGCGGGGCGCGGGCCGGGCGAAGACCaaactcgccgcggacacggacgacctcggcctcgccaAGCGCGTCATCGCGTGCCTCGACGTCAGGTccaacgacgcgggggaccTGGTGGTGACCAAGGGGGATTCCTACGACGTTCGAGAGAAGGATGACGGGAACGACGTGCGCAACCTCGGCAAacccgtcgagctcgcgggcaAGTACTTCAAgcagggcgcggacgaggtggcgTTCCTGAACATCACGGGATACAGGGACCTGCCGCTGACGGACGCGCCCATGCTCGAGGTGCTGCGAAGGTCGTCCGAGACGGTCTTCGTTCCCCTcaccgtgggcggcggcattCGAGATTTCACCGACTCCAACGGCGTGTCCTACACCGCGctggaggtggcggcggcgtacttcAAGGCTGGCGCGGATAAGGTCTCCATCGGCTCCGACGCCGTgtacgtcgccgagcagTACTACGCCAACGACAAGAAAAAAGACGGGTGCACGAGCATCGAGCAGATCAGCGAGCGATACGGCGTGCAGGCGATGGTCGTGTCCatcgacccgcggcgggcgtacGTCGCCGACCCCTCGGAGACTAAGAACAGGTGCATCAAGACGTCGCGGCCGGGTCCGAACGGCGAGGAGTACGTGTGGTTCCAGTGCACCGTGAAGGGCGGGCGGGAGGGCCGGGACATCGGCGCGTACGAGTTGGCGATCGCGATGGAGGATCTCGGGTGCGGAGAGATTTTGCTCAACTgcatcgacgaggacgggcaAGGGAACGGGTTCGACCACGAGCTCGTGggactcgtcgccgacgcggtgaccaTCCCGGTGATCGCGTCGTCTGGCGCGGGGGAGCCGAAGCACTTCACGGACGTGTTCAACGCGACGAAgtgcagcgcggcgctcgcggcggggatcttccatcgcggcgaggtggacatCTCCGAGGTGAAGGATCACATGAAGGGCGGGAAGATCCCGACCAACGAGTTCAGGAGCGTGCTCTGA
- a CDS encoding predicted protein, protein MDAQNSSRIVYESDTVTYLRRGSLNILDALAVQLPDVFIGEILPKLDLTDTLNLAQVSKAYRDAVWSVGGVQSMEAKLVAHEAHLVKTGTKLLFPAMPPMHYAAKHGNLRAVRAFLQSGAWARGDENLLGCLWCSSKACQSSSIYSHAAVVKEMIQAGADVNMTISRPIRDRPGKTLSNITPLFAAAALGHTPCVMELIKAGADVNIARSDGKTPLHMAAYNEHEGCVASLIQAGADIHKVVDDGCTPR, encoded by the exons atgGACGCGCAGAACAGCTCGAGAATCGTGTACGAGTCCGATACCGTGACGtacctgcgccgcggctctctgAATATCCTCGATGCCCTCGCTGTGCAGCTGCCGGACGTCTTCATAGGCGAGATACTGCCCAAGCTCGACCTGACAGATACGCTCAACTTGGCGCAGGTGAGCAAGGCGTACAGGGACGCGGTGTGGAGCGTTGGCGGCGTTCAGTCGATGGAGGCGAAGCTCGTCGCACACGAGGCACACTTGGTAAAGACGGGGACGAAATTACTGTTCCCTGCAATGCCTCCGATGCACTACGCGGCAAAGCACGGCAACTTGCGCGCGGTCAGGGCCTTCCTGCAGTCTGGGGCATGGGCACGGGGAGATGAAAATCTGCTCGGGTGCCTGTGGTGCAGCTCGAAAGCTTGCCAATCTTCCTCTATCTACAgccacgcggcggtggtgaagGAAATGATCCAAGCCGGTGCCGATGTGAACATGACAATATCGCGTCCTATTAGGGACCGCCCGGGGAAAACGCTTTCGAATATTACTCCTttgttcgccgccgctgcgctAGGTCACACGCCATGTGTCATGGAACTCATCAAGGCGGGTGCAGACGTGAACATCGCGAGGTCCGACGGCAAAACCCCACTTCACATGGCGGCTTATAATGAACACGAAGGATGCGTGGCCTCGCTTATCCAAGCCGGGGCAGACATTCACAAAGTCGTTGATGATGGCTGTACGCC AAGATAG